One window from the genome of Bdellovibrionales bacterium encodes:
- a CDS encoding cyclic nucleotide-binding domain-containing protein: MSGIRKFGKGETLFREGDPSDALYVIKSGRIAVKKAKGNNDIVLAELTAGEMLGEMAFFDSKPRSASAVALQDSDVIILPFTALYAQFKTFPEWLKAMVKTVNSNLRNANQRIKNLESSNSQNTEMFDDHSISRLCAIISLVGFKCGEKVPEGLTIPSGTLRNYTIQIFQQPTHKMQKMMQTLQGLGIMKVEDLGEGKQRLTILDHAKLTGFVDWYNKYLFTEESKRVTITEKELPALRALRFYGQKEKPNEKGEVTVSLTEIQNNSMKDLNYLFQTNDADSLAEKGLTQEKQSADGGKLTMKFVLSEIQTILPYWEIIFTLKKVPSH; the protein is encoded by the coding sequence TTGTCGGGCATTAGAAAGTTTGGAAAAGGCGAAACTCTCTTTCGGGAAGGCGATCCATCTGACGCCTTGTACGTCATTAAATCAGGACGCATTGCTGTCAAAAAAGCTAAGGGAAATAATGATATCGTGTTGGCCGAGTTGACGGCCGGAGAGATGCTAGGCGAAATGGCTTTCTTTGACAGCAAGCCAAGATCGGCTTCCGCCGTCGCCTTGCAGGATTCAGACGTGATCATTCTGCCATTTACAGCCTTATATGCACAGTTTAAGACTTTTCCTGAGTGGCTCAAAGCCATGGTTAAGACGGTCAATTCAAACCTCAGAAATGCCAATCAACGCATTAAGAACCTTGAATCCTCTAACTCCCAAAACACAGAAATGTTTGATGATCATTCCATTTCAAGACTCTGTGCAATCATTAGCCTGGTGGGCTTCAAATGTGGAGAAAAAGTTCCAGAAGGATTAACGATCCCATCAGGTACTTTGCGCAATTACACAATTCAAATATTTCAGCAGCCAACTCATAAAATGCAAAAGATGATGCAGACATTGCAGGGTCTGGGAATCATGAAGGTTGAGGACTTGGGTGAAGGAAAGCAAAGACTCACCATCTTGGACCATGCGAAGTTGACGGGTTTTGTCGATTGGTACAATAAATACCTTTTTACAGAAGAGTCCAAACGAGTCACGATCACAGAGAAGGAGCTTCCCGCGCTGAGAGCTCTACGATTTTATGGACAAAAGGAAAAGCCCAACGAAAAAGGGGAAGTCACTGTGTCCCTAACAGAAATACAAAATAACAGCATGAAAGATCTTAACTATCTTTTTCAAACTAATGATGCTGATTCGCTTGCAGAAAAGGGCCTGACTCAAGAAAAACAAAGTGCAGATGGCGGGAAACTCACGATGAAATTTGTTTTATCTGAAATTCAGACGATCCTACCCTACTGGGAAATTATTTTTACTCTCAAAAAGGTTCCCAGTCATTAA
- the pyk gene encoding pyruvate kinase codes for MLADRRVKIVATVGPSICQKENLKAAIEAGVNVIRLNFSHGTHEEHLEVIRLVREISRGLVAPVAILQDLQGPKIRVGKFKNGSIELKKNEIVIIDPDLEIGEQGLLPTDFSELPDVVEPGTKILLDDGLLELSVTRKIDRKVEAKVIYGGILKNRKGMNLPGANLPVECLTEKDLEDLEFGLSQKVDYVALSFVRKGNDLRKLRELVESRQPGTRIIAKVEMLEALDNLDEIVALSDGVMVARGDLAVEVGQSQLPGVQKKLIHMCNLAGKPVITATQMLDSMVENPRPTRAEITDIANAVLDGSDALMLSAETASGKHPIKCIQTMHEISTEVEKTGDYFYNISLEDEFTDVAQAIAASACLTAQKLNASAIVCLTTSGKTASMISKFRPKARVIAVTHILETLNRLELVWGVQTLIIRPYKSTDEAMSQIEDLLIKYGLVKHGDKVVLTLGVPVLLRARTNSLRVFAIGQEGELIGDPSLLPLRFRRTT; via the coding sequence ATGTTGGCAGATCGTCGCGTCAAAATTGTAGCTACTGTTGGCCCATCTATATGTCAAAAAGAGAATCTCAAGGCGGCCATTGAAGCTGGCGTGAATGTGATTCGTCTTAATTTTTCACATGGTACCCATGAAGAACACTTAGAAGTTATTCGTTTGGTCAGGGAAATTTCTCGCGGGCTGGTTGCGCCGGTTGCGATATTACAAGATTTGCAGGGTCCGAAAATTCGAGTCGGAAAATTCAAGAATGGCTCCATCGAACTTAAGAAAAATGAAATTGTCATTATTGATCCTGATTTAGAGATTGGAGAACAGGGATTGCTACCTACGGACTTTTCGGAATTACCAGATGTTGTGGAGCCAGGAACAAAAATCCTTCTGGATGATGGATTGTTGGAATTGTCAGTCACAAGAAAAATCGATCGAAAAGTGGAAGCGAAAGTTATATATGGTGGCATCCTGAAAAATCGCAAAGGCATGAATCTTCCCGGAGCAAATCTTCCCGTCGAATGTCTGACAGAAAAGGATCTGGAGGATTTGGAATTTGGATTATCTCAAAAAGTTGATTATGTGGCGCTCAGCTTTGTTCGAAAAGGGAATGATCTTCGCAAATTGCGAGAATTGGTTGAGTCCCGTCAGCCTGGAACAAGAATTATCGCGAAGGTCGAGATGCTTGAAGCTCTAGATAATTTGGATGAGATCGTGGCACTCAGTGACGGAGTGATGGTCGCACGAGGTGATTTGGCTGTTGAAGTAGGGCAAAGCCAGCTGCCTGGTGTGCAGAAGAAATTGATCCACATGTGCAATCTCGCCGGAAAACCAGTGATTACTGCCACTCAGATGCTGGATAGTATGGTCGAAAATCCAAGGCCCACTCGGGCTGAAATTACGGACATAGCCAATGCGGTGCTCGATGGCTCTGATGCCCTTATGCTGTCTGCAGAGACAGCCAGCGGTAAGCATCCGATCAAGTGCATCCAAACGATGCATGAGATTTCGACTGAGGTTGAAAAAACGGGTGACTATTTTTACAACATTTCTTTAGAGGACGAATTTACAGATGTGGCCCAGGCTATCGCGGCGAGCGCCTGTCTGACGGCTCAGAAACTCAATGCTTCGGCTATTGTTTGTTTGACGACTTCCGGGAAGACGGCCTCTATGATTTCCAAGTTTCGCCCAAAAGCTCGTGTGATAGCAGTGACTCACATTTTGGAAACCCTCAATAGGCTGGAGCTTGTCTGGGGCGTGCAAACGCTGATCATTCGCCCTTACAAATCGACAGACGAGGCCATGTCGCAAATCGAGGATTTACTGATCAAATATGGTTTGGTTAAGCACGGGGATAAAGTTGTGTTGACCCTTGGCGTTCCAGTTCTGCTGAGAGCCCGAACCAATTCCCTGAGGGTGTTTGCAATTGGACAAGAGGGTGAGTTGATTGGAGATCCTTCCTTGCTTCCATTGAGATTTCGGCGCACAACTTAG
- a CDS encoding transposase translates to MNPLTRRYKFEIFPSPVQKRHLGKIFGSVRFVYNQFLKINEELYADGIQKLSRTEMQEHLLIWKEAIDWLSDVPSQSLQVATHDLDVAYQNLFAGRGKKPRLKKKLAAQSFSLPQPKIKSVSGQTCVFIPKYKTWIPMKMHREFPDGAKFGAATISKTASGRYFVSIVTKFNTKEKILSTHDGIVGVDLNIKQIVLSDGEKIQVPKTLETLESRKRRLQKKMQRQRDMQKSEKREDRSNNYEKTRFRLAKLHERIRFQREDYLHKLALNIYRKNQVVAMETLNVKGMMKNRRLAKSIAFQSWGRLVEIMKVYAVQYDKHLHFISTWFPSSKMCHQCGFVNSELTLSDREWTCESCHAHHDRDINAAINIQNEGGSYPVHQPVERKGSVVRPKGRPTTMASAKQESSRFEVAS, encoded by the coding sequence ATGAATCCACTCACAAGACGCTACAAATTCGAAATTTTTCCCTCACCGGTGCAGAAACGGCATCTAGGGAAGATATTTGGCTCGGTTCGCTTTGTGTACAACCAATTTCTAAAGATAAACGAGGAGCTGTACGCGGATGGGATACAGAAACTCTCTCGCACAGAGATGCAAGAACATCTCCTCATCTGGAAAGAAGCCATTGACTGGCTGAGTGACGTGCCAAGTCAATCCTTGCAAGTTGCAACTCACGATCTCGATGTCGCCTATCAGAATCTGTTTGCAGGACGCGGTAAAAAGCCAAGACTCAAAAAGAAGTTGGCTGCGCAAAGTTTTTCACTCCCACAACCAAAAATCAAATCAGTGTCGGGACAAACTTGCGTATTTATTCCAAAATACAAGACTTGGATACCGATGAAAATGCATAGAGAATTTCCAGACGGTGCAAAGTTCGGTGCCGCCACCATCTCTAAAACTGCAAGTGGACGATACTTCGTCAGCATCGTCACAAAATTCAATACGAAGGAGAAAATTCTTTCAACCCATGATGGGATCGTTGGTGTGGATCTGAACATCAAGCAGATTGTTCTGAGTGATGGCGAGAAGATCCAGGTTCCAAAGACATTGGAAACGCTCGAGAGCAGAAAGCGCAGGCTTCAAAAGAAGATGCAGCGCCAACGAGATATGCAGAAATCAGAAAAGCGCGAAGATCGATCCAATAACTACGAAAAAACAAGATTTCGACTTGCAAAGTTGCACGAAAGAATAAGGTTCCAAAGGGAGGACTATCTTCACAAATTGGCTCTCAATATCTACCGCAAGAACCAAGTGGTAGCGATGGAGACACTCAATGTGAAGGGCATGATGAAAAACCGAAGACTGGCAAAGTCAATTGCGTTTCAGTCATGGGGAAGACTTGTTGAGATAATGAAGGTGTATGCTGTCCAATACGACAAACATTTGCATTTTATATCGACTTGGTTTCCAAGTTCTAAGATGTGCCATCAGTGCGGGTTCGTGAACAGCGAACTCACACTTTCCGATCGGGAATGGACATGTGAGTCATGTCATGCTCATCACGATAGGGACATCAATGCTGCAATAAATATTCAAAACGAGGGTGGGTCCTACCCCGTTCATCAGCCTGTGGAGAGGAAAGGCTCTGTTGTACGGCCGAAAGGGCGCCCAACAACCATGGCCTCGGCGAAGCAGGAATCATCAAGATTTGAGGTGGCATCGTGA
- a CDS encoding AAA family ATPase: MVRRFLEDKIASHLKHKSVLLLGPRKVGKSTLFRSLQPDLTIDLANESLYRQHLKDSELITRQVEALSQKKRLVFIDEIQRIPSMLNTIQALIDGNKSLRFLLSGSSARKLARGRANLLPGRILTNPFQNSPSKIFDLGGDE; the protein is encoded by the coding sequence ATGGTACGCCGTTTTCTAGAAGACAAGATCGCATCACATTTAAAGCACAAAAGCGTATTGCTGCTCGGTCCACGCAAAGTCGGGAAGTCAACGCTCTTTAGATCCCTTCAGCCGGATCTCACGATCGATCTGGCGAACGAAAGCCTCTACCGCCAGCATCTCAAAGACTCCGAGCTCATCACTCGCCAGGTAGAGGCTTTGTCTCAAAAGAAGCGACTCGTTTTCATCGATGAGATCCAGCGCATACCCAGCATGCTGAACACGATTCAAGCACTGATCGATGGCAATAAATCGTTGCGATTTCTACTCAGCGGTTCATCGGCGCGAAAACTGGCGCGCGGTCGGGCGAATTTATTGCCGGGTAGGATTTTAACAAACCCGTTTCAGAATTCTCCATCTAAAATCTTTGATTTAGGTGGAGATGAATGA
- the argS gene encoding arginine--tRNA ligase: protein MLTDLKQKIVTDLSAIIHLPEREVMSLLEVPKGLDHGHLALPVFFMAKELKKAPFLIAQEIALQIKARQNPLIENVVPLSGFVNIHLNPRSFQEALLKSVHEQGDALGYSEEGRGKNVVIDFSSPNVAKPMSVGHLRATVIGQAIANLAKSQGYNVIGLNHLGDWGVQFGKLAWAYMNWGHEYDFDAKPFESLFQIYVRFHEQAEQDENLNVQGSLVFKRLEEGDPQVAAIWKKFVDVSMVEYKRLWALLGVQHDLVRGESFYNDKLKPTEALIEKAGLLEESQGAMVVRLENENLPPCLIRKSDGASLYATRDIASAIYRREELKADLNLYVVGEEQTLHFKQVFHVLKKMGFEWAKDCHHIAFGLYHFKEGRMSTRKGNVVLLEEVLSKAVEMMRDLVEQKNPDLSGAEKELVARQVGVGAVIFNDLANDRVKNVEFDLARVLSFEGDSGPYVQYMNVRCLSVLRKYGHEVPREMRIVLDSQWERELIRQLMNFQDVLHGAFRQFKPHILAVYLLDLCQAFSQFYHHCRVLGEAPQIEQSRVALVFAVHRVLTSGLKILNIEAPEMM, encoded by the coding sequence ATGTTGACAGATTTAAAGCAAAAAATTGTTACCGACCTCTCAGCCATCATTCATCTTCCGGAACGGGAAGTAATGTCCCTTCTAGAGGTTCCAAAGGGATTGGATCATGGACATCTGGCCCTTCCTGTTTTTTTTATGGCCAAAGAACTCAAAAAGGCACCATTCCTGATTGCCCAGGAGATAGCGCTTCAGATTAAGGCGCGTCAAAATCCTCTCATCGAAAATGTTGTGCCATTGAGTGGTTTTGTAAATATTCACCTCAACCCTCGATCTTTTCAGGAGGCCTTGCTGAAGTCAGTTCATGAGCAAGGTGATGCTCTAGGATATAGCGAGGAGGGAAGAGGGAAAAATGTCGTGATTGATTTTTCCTCGCCAAATGTTGCAAAGCCAATGAGCGTTGGACATTTGCGGGCGACAGTGATTGGTCAGGCCATCGCGAATTTGGCCAAATCTCAGGGGTACAATGTCATTGGCTTGAACCATCTTGGAGATTGGGGTGTTCAGTTTGGAAAATTGGCTTGGGCCTACATGAATTGGGGACATGAATACGATTTTGACGCAAAACCTTTTGAATCTCTTTTTCAAATCTACGTTCGTTTTCATGAGCAAGCTGAACAGGATGAGAATTTGAACGTGCAGGGTTCGCTCGTATTTAAGAGACTTGAGGAAGGGGATCCTCAGGTAGCGGCAATTTGGAAAAAATTTGTTGATGTCTCTATGGTGGAATACAAAAGGCTCTGGGCCCTTTTGGGAGTTCAGCATGATTTGGTGCGAGGAGAGTCGTTTTATAACGATAAGCTGAAACCTACGGAAGCTCTCATAGAAAAAGCAGGTCTTTTGGAGGAGAGCCAGGGAGCCATGGTGGTTCGCCTTGAAAATGAAAACCTTCCGCCGTGTTTGATTCGAAAATCTGATGGAGCTTCTCTTTACGCAACTCGGGACATTGCGAGTGCGATATACAGACGAGAGGAATTGAAGGCCGACCTCAATCTTTATGTGGTCGGTGAAGAACAAACTCTTCATTTTAAGCAGGTATTTCATGTCCTGAAAAAAATGGGGTTTGAGTGGGCCAAGGATTGTCATCATATCGCTTTTGGTCTTTATCATTTTAAAGAGGGCCGAATGTCGACTCGAAAGGGAAATGTTGTTCTCCTAGAGGAAGTCCTCAGCAAAGCCGTCGAAATGATGAGAGACTTGGTTGAGCAAAAGAATCCAGATTTAAGCGGTGCCGAGAAAGAACTAGTGGCCCGTCAAGTTGGGGTGGGAGCCGTGATCTTTAATGATCTGGCCAATGATCGAGTGAAAAACGTAGAATTTGATTTGGCTCGAGTTTTGAGTTTTGAGGGAGACAGCGGTCCTTATGTGCAATACATGAACGTGCGTTGTTTGAGTGTGCTTCGCAAATACGGACATGAAGTCCCCCGTGAGATGCGAATTGTTTTAGATTCTCAATGGGAAAGAGAACTCATTCGTCAGTTGATGAATTTTCAAGATGTCCTTCACGGGGCCTTTCGCCAGTTCAAGCCTCACATTCTAGCCGTTTACCTTTTGGATCTTTGCCAAGCCTTTAGTCAATTCTATCATCACTGTCGTGTTTTGGGTGAAGCGCCTCAAATTGAACAGTCACGAGTGGCTCTCGTCTTTGCCGTTCACAGAGTTTTAACTTCTGGGCTTAAAATTTTAAATATTGAAGCCCCCGAGATGATGTAA
- a CDS encoding HU family DNA-binding protein produces the protein MNKAELIDQLAQKNQISKTQSEEFLNSILEIVQKSVCSGQEVKLVGFGTFDRALRKSRNGRNPKTGSLMTIPASCVPRFRPGKDFKESTINGWRKKSGQL, from the coding sequence GTGAACAAAGCCGAATTGATTGACCAGTTAGCTCAAAAGAACCAAATCAGCAAGACTCAATCTGAGGAATTTTTAAATTCTATCTTAGAAATTGTTCAAAAATCAGTATGCAGTGGGCAGGAAGTCAAGTTGGTCGGCTTTGGCACCTTCGATCGAGCCTTAAGAAAATCTCGGAATGGCCGCAACCCCAAAACTGGCTCTCTCATGACGATTCCAGCAAGTTGCGTGCCTCGCTTCCGACCAGGCAAGGATTTTAAGGAAAGCACAATCAACGGTTGGCGTAAGAAATCCGGTCAGCTCTAA
- a CDS encoding DUF4339 domain-containing protein yields MAKWYFVDEGKPRGPLGENEIVLAAKEGHLGPLDLIFRDGSERWIPARELEFLQDIFRETIEGPDVVPQWIVLRKKPRDAGAGYLQSGPYSTDEIRDKIKVGDLDFVDYVWKEGREKWSKISHTREFNPEYEEVRTKAKKAFSGVQVRPESADVQAEDLLKNVLKAKKPKSGKKESFDPEATQLDIPLEAQTDAQKSEVLDDSATLTEFRELSQTSSLPGASTSQEREEFLKERQAKAAVRIPAPVIKNEVPVFVKKEGRSDEVKTAVLGLIPSLSVRVFLTFMALTFLGTGFWLVYSSIPRRAELEALKKQKETDQRESQRREKEQIGQRSEQEKSGTEESNNNKSGTDESLGTAEKMKKEDISKTSIVATPPSPPKPKEYPKQNPSYLKIQTADWKDKAQARLVYVTDGSHHFPLSVTVYGRPGEILSRASYLRKWELKAKPGEERSLSFGSLGLGDGSYRISAKIENVTATTTVFIGSKDSQFQIALQAQRKKFSWRHQREKKRLFQVTEKILALSRDVELQARSLVFHRKREWNVYYKTWSAKVRAAFISEMDINGTSAHKYVHAQEWLDLRRDFDELRTITTKVHKEINSQGAPELAALQELVVELSKFSRRVKDLTLWRQ; encoded by the coding sequence ATGGCCAAATGGTATTTTGTGGATGAGGGGAAACCTCGAGGACCTTTGGGTGAAAATGAAATTGTGCTTGCCGCAAAGGAGGGGCATCTGGGTCCTCTGGATCTCATCTTCAGAGATGGATCGGAGCGATGGATTCCAGCGCGCGAATTGGAATTTTTGCAGGATATTTTTCGCGAAACCATTGAAGGTCCTGATGTTGTGCCGCAGTGGATAGTATTGAGAAAAAAGCCTCGAGACGCTGGAGCTGGATATTTGCAGTCTGGACCCTATTCTACCGATGAAATTCGTGACAAGATCAAAGTGGGAGATCTTGATTTTGTAGACTATGTTTGGAAAGAGGGAAGAGAAAAGTGGTCCAAAATTTCTCATACGAGAGAGTTTAATCCAGAATACGAAGAGGTTCGGACCAAAGCAAAAAAGGCTTTTTCTGGGGTCCAAGTTCGGCCAGAATCAGCAGACGTTCAAGCTGAGGACCTTCTCAAAAATGTTCTCAAGGCAAAAAAACCAAAAAGTGGCAAGAAAGAGAGCTTTGATCCCGAAGCCACCCAACTGGATATTCCACTTGAAGCGCAAACTGATGCGCAAAAATCTGAAGTTCTTGATGATTCAGCAACTTTGACAGAATTTCGTGAATTGAGTCAGACATCTAGCTTACCTGGGGCGTCGACCTCTCAGGAGCGTGAGGAATTTCTCAAAGAGCGCCAAGCCAAGGCCGCGGTGCGAATTCCAGCTCCTGTGATAAAGAATGAAGTACCTGTGTTTGTTAAAAAGGAAGGTCGTTCGGATGAGGTAAAGACGGCAGTTCTTGGATTGATTCCCAGTTTGTCTGTAAGAGTATTTCTGACATTTATGGCGCTCACTTTTCTTGGCACAGGATTCTGGCTGGTTTATTCATCGATACCTAGGCGCGCCGAATTGGAGGCTCTAAAGAAACAGAAAGAAACGGATCAACGTGAATCTCAGCGCAGAGAAAAGGAGCAGATAGGACAGAGGAGCGAACAGGAAAAATCTGGGACTGAAGAAAGTAACAATAATAAGAGTGGAACCGATGAAAGTTTGGGTACTGCCGAGAAGATGAAGAAAGAGGATATCTCAAAAACCTCAATCGTGGCGACTCCTCCCAGCCCACCAAAACCCAAAGAATATCCAAAACAAAATCCTTCTTATTTAAAAATTCAAACCGCAGACTGGAAGGATAAGGCGCAGGCTCGATTGGTCTATGTGACGGATGGAAGTCATCATTTCCCGCTTTCGGTGACAGTTTACGGAAGACCCGGAGAGATTTTGTCGCGCGCAAGTTATTTGAGAAAATGGGAACTCAAGGCCAAGCCGGGTGAAGAGAGATCCTTGTCTTTCGGTAGCTTGGGGTTGGGGGATGGAAGTTATCGGATCTCAGCGAAGATTGAGAATGTCACAGCAACAACAACTGTGTTTATCGGAAGCAAGGACAGTCAGTTTCAGATCGCATTGCAAGCTCAACGAAAGAAATTTTCTTGGCGTCATCAGCGTGAAAAAAAGCGTCTCTTTCAAGTTACTGAGAAAATTTTAGCTTTGAGCAGGGACGTGGAACTCCAAGCTCGGAGTTTGGTTTTTCATCGCAAACGGGAGTGGAATGTTTACTACAAGACTTGGTCAGCAAAAGTGAGGGCTGCCTTTATTTCTGAAATGGACATCAATGGGACTTCCGCTCACAAATATGTCCATGCCCAGGAATGGCTTGATCTGAGACGTGACTTTGACGAGCTTCGAACGATTACGACCAAGGTTCATAAAGAGATAAATTCTCAAGGGGCACCTGAACTTGCGGCTTTGCAGGAGCTTGTGGTCGAACTGTCTAAATTTTCCCGCCGGGTCAAGGACCTTACTTTGTGGAGACAATAA
- a CDS encoding ChaN family lipoprotein, with amino-acid sequence MGIDSLHWLRTRKRLLQQLKKQVKLRLGGESEDILHYAQEYKNEFNGRWREVSQQQFQGKLVEANLILGGDFHAFGQSQKSHLRLLRDFPNNDSVILAVECFESRHQAAVDAYISSEKMKEEQFLEAIQWSARWGFPWEHYRPLFELARERKYRVVALNRYFRTRSESNLQKRDIHAAKVLAATRRAHPNHIVYVIFGDLHLAEKHLPKALKKERALVKEKILRVFLNSEKLYFRQAKEGAVSRHIVLRGAKDRYCLLTAPPWVKWQSYLMYLEQTYDRDLEEEGGIDYTDHVASLIRLAGDDLGVRLKAQDIAVYGSEDRSLHQIFQKLLSDYEMRILAHLIDRDRSFFVPQGGMFYLSRPTINHAAGLAGQYIQAKLSGRSRTVWDMPKDFIASIWVESVSFFVSKLINSHRMSESLRSLRQELEAGDPKGRGRDVLLVVLDQRMSEIIQIHSGRKRSRRYKPSRKSQYLDASRILGNMMGERMFTAFKLGRLPRKSLINLISQDVFSDDFSEIYFQTIRRLESHGSESQKYLIGGSG; translated from the coding sequence ATGGGAATTGATAGTCTTCATTGGCTCCGAACGCGAAAGAGGCTCCTTCAGCAGCTGAAGAAGCAGGTAAAGTTGCGCTTGGGAGGCGAATCGGAGGATATTCTTCATTATGCACAGGAATATAAAAATGAGTTCAATGGCAGATGGCGAGAGGTTTCTCAACAGCAATTTCAGGGCAAATTAGTAGAGGCGAATCTTATTCTTGGAGGAGATTTTCATGCCTTCGGCCAGTCGCAGAAGAGTCACCTGCGACTGTTGAGAGATTTTCCAAACAATGATTCTGTCATATTGGCGGTCGAGTGCTTCGAGTCCCGACATCAAGCGGCAGTGGATGCCTATATCTCATCTGAGAAAATGAAGGAAGAACAGTTTTTGGAAGCAATCCAATGGTCAGCTCGTTGGGGGTTTCCATGGGAGCACTATCGGCCGCTTTTTGAACTTGCACGGGAAAGAAAATATCGAGTTGTAGCGCTGAATCGCTATTTTAGAACTCGGTCAGAATCTAATCTACAAAAGAGAGATATTCATGCTGCCAAAGTTTTGGCTGCGACTCGGAGAGCTCACCCGAATCACATTGTCTATGTCATTTTTGGGGATTTGCATTTGGCGGAAAAACATTTGCCAAAAGCTCTAAAGAAAGAAAGAGCTTTGGTCAAAGAAAAGATTCTTCGAGTCTTCCTTAATTCAGAAAAATTATATTTTAGGCAAGCAAAAGAGGGGGCGGTCAGCCGTCATATTGTTTTGCGTGGAGCGAAAGATCGATATTGTCTCTTGACGGCTCCTCCATGGGTCAAGTGGCAAAGTTACCTTATGTATCTTGAGCAGACCTATGATCGTGATTTAGAGGAAGAGGGCGGAATCGACTACACTGATCATGTGGCCTCTCTGATTCGATTGGCAGGAGATGATTTAGGAGTCAGGCTCAAAGCCCAGGATATTGCAGTCTACGGCAGTGAAGATAGGTCTCTTCATCAGATCTTCCAGAAATTACTGAGCGATTACGAGATGAGAATCCTTGCGCATTTAATTGATCGTGATCGGAGTTTCTTTGTTCCTCAAGGTGGAATGTTTTATCTATCGCGTCCCACGATCAACCACGCTGCGGGATTGGCCGGACAATACATTCAAGCCAAATTGAGCGGAAGATCACGTACTGTTTGGGATATGCCCAAAGATTTTATTGCCTCGATTTGGGTTGAATCAGTCAGTTTTTTTGTGAGTAAACTGATAAACTCTCACCGAATGAGTGAATCCCTGCGATCTCTTCGCCAGGAACTGGAAGCGGGTGATCCGAAGGGTCGTGGCCGGGATGTCCTCCTCGTTGTTCTTGATCAGCGCATGAGCGAAATTATTCAAATTCACAGTGGTCGCAAGAGATCTCGCCGCTATAAACCTTCGAGAAAGAGCCAATACTTGGATGCTTCAAGGATTTTGGGGAATATGATGGGTGAGAGAATGTTCACCGCATTTAAGCTAGGTCGCTTACCGCGAAAGAGTCTGATCAATTTGATCTCCCAGGATGTTTTTTCGGACGATTTTTCGGAGATCTACTTTCAGACAATCAGAAGGCTTGAGTCACATGGTTCAGAATCCCAGAAATATTTGATCGGGGGGAGCGGGTGA
- a CDS encoding thioredoxin domain-containing protein yields MNWKVRLALLSLIVAIFSHGYLALHYYPLHLGVAEGDAICTLSAKFNCDAVSASRFASLFGIPMAIWGLAANFIFLLMLLVYGLSLTESKGRLLRLTTLLTGFSAATSIAMGSISLFFLGTYCLFCIFAYLASFVTFECMRRELQDPFFAKIGEDILSLFTSARINLIYFLAIPGGAFFLHNFFIQHYGAGDLDQVVNSSFLEWQAGTTYDFSSPPLLSKGSPPEGARMTIVEFADFRCGHCKMAATPISAFAKAKADVLVKFFAFPLDASCNSSISQGDGLSCRLAKSVLCANRQDKGWELHDLIFAQQDKMSRKKSGDELDWELKNVSESIGVRFDDLKACIDSAETHDLIKAQASLGVSARVEGTPTIYVNGKKLPRGQLIPVLERVYQSLINQ; encoded by the coding sequence ATGAATTGGAAAGTCCGCCTAGCACTGCTGAGTCTCATCGTCGCAATTTTTTCTCATGGATATCTCGCTCTTCACTACTATCCTCTTCACCTTGGTGTGGCAGAAGGCGATGCCATTTGCACTCTCAGCGCGAAGTTCAACTGCGATGCTGTGAGCGCTTCCCGTTTTGCCTCTTTGTTTGGGATACCCATGGCCATCTGGGGGCTCGCCGCTAACTTTATCTTCCTCCTGATGCTCCTAGTCTATGGTCTAAGTTTGACAGAATCGAAAGGGCGTTTGCTGCGTTTGACAACTTTACTGACTGGTTTTTCAGCAGCGACATCGATCGCAATGGGTTCAATCTCTCTCTTTTTCCTTGGCACTTATTGTCTATTTTGTATTTTTGCCTACCTGGCCTCCTTTGTAACTTTCGAGTGCATGAGAAGAGAGCTACAGGATCCATTTTTTGCGAAGATCGGCGAGGACATCCTCTCTTTGTTCACATCCGCCCGAATCAATTTGATCTACTTTCTTGCCATCCCTGGCGGTGCTTTTTTTCTTCATAATTTCTTTATTCAGCATTATGGAGCTGGAGATTTAGACCAGGTTGTCAATTCAAGCTTTCTTGAATGGCAGGCAGGAACTACCTATGACTTTTCCTCTCCCCCTTTGCTCAGCAAAGGATCTCCCCCTGAAGGGGCTCGTATGACCATCGTTGAATTTGCTGATTTTCGCTGTGGACATTGCAAAATGGCAGCAACTCCCATTTCGGCCTTTGCAAAAGCCAAGGCCGATGTGCTCGTCAAGTTTTTCGCCTTCCCACTGGATGCCTCCTGCAATTCTTCGATCTCACAAGGAGACGGTCTCTCATGCCGTTTGGCAAAATCAGTGCTTTGCGCCAATAGGCAAGATAAGGGCTGGGAGTTGCATGATCTCATCTTTGCCCAACAAGATAAAATGAGCCGTAAAAAATCTGGAGACGAGCTTGATTGGGAGTTGAAGAATGTCTCCGAATCAATCGGGGTTCGCTTTGACGACCTGAAGGCCTGCATTGATTCTGCTGAAACCCATGATCTGATTAAGGCCCAAGCCAGTTTGGGGGTTTCTGCTCGAGTTGAAGGGACGCCCACAATATATGTGAATGGTAAAAAACTTCCGAGAGGCCAGCTTATACCAGTCTTAGAGAGGGTTTATCAAAGTTTGATAAACCAATAA